In the Cygnus atratus isolate AKBS03 ecotype Queensland, Australia chromosome 10, CAtr_DNAZoo_HiC_assembly, whole genome shotgun sequence genome, TTCCCGGTGTAGCTGTGACAGACTAGTGCCACCTGGCGGGaagcttttctctgaaatcctTGCTCTGTTTCATCCTTTCTGCCTTCAGTTCCACGTTCCAGCTTCCCAGAGGCAGGGCATGGGAGCACCCACCAGAACACCACCAGGCAAAGCAGAAAGGGCTGCAGAGCTCTATCAAGCACTCAGAGATTATCTTCCAGGTATAGGACAAGTCACTCTACACTTCAGCCAACAGCTTCTAAGCGATTGCATTGGTGGGACTGACTGAGTGGATGGAGGCTCATCTCTCACCTGCAGGAGGAACGTGCAAACACCAACCAGCACAACACAGTCCCCACAACAGTCCCTGCTTGTCACTGAGCTGCCGTACAGCTACCCAAGAAACTGAAGATGAGAGGTACCATGTCCCAGTACAGGCTTCGGAAAGGTGTTTGTCTAGCACCAGGACACTGCGAGGAGCTGGAGCTGACTCTGCTAGATAGCTGCCTCAGTTGCACCGAGAGTATCAGGCGAGGCCAGGCGGATCACCATCAATTTAAAGAGGTGATGGGAGCCCAGCTGGCCAGTTTTGCCTGAAAGTGATCAAGGAGAGACATTACACAAACTGTCCTTTCGGGAGTTTACCGGCACACCCCAGGGAACAGGAAGATGGCAACCTTTCTGTAGATACATTCTGATCCCCTTGACAAGCAGTGAGGAGAGCACAGAAGTCCTCTCAGATAAGGGCCCTTCGTTCTCAGGTCTGCACAAACAGGAATGCTACAACCCCAGCCTGACCATGCTGCCACTCCACAGGAGGGCACAGAGGAATTGGCCAGAGCTACCTCAGCAGTCTCCTACCAAGGAAGAGAGTTCCTTCAACCTGCCTAAAGACAAGGCCCTTGGCCCGGCAGGACAGggtgcagacagacagacggggTTGTAGCATGAGCCCTGACAAACCAAGACTTCCTGGTCCATTACCTCACCAGTTTGACAAAATTAACAATGCTTACACACACGGCCCAGCAAGACATGGTCTACACCCAGCAGAGCCAACTCCACGTGggatatgtttatttttttattatacatTTAATACCGAGAAGACAGCCATTTTGATGGGACTCCTCCTTGCCCCGGTACACAAGACATTCAGAGTCAGACAACGCTGGGAGCCTTGTCATGGTCCACAGCTTCGTTATTTCCATCCAGCAGGTACACGTCCTAGAAACGGACCCAGTACATGCCACTGCGGATACGGTTGTAATCCAAGAGCTGTTCAATGGGACCTGAATGAGCAGAACAAGTTAATCACTGGAGTTGTAGTTAAAATCACTGTGTGATTTTGCATGACTTTGAAGCAGATGGTGGCAGAGCAGACTGAGCTCACAATCCAGAGCAGCTACGCACAAAAACAGGCAACTTCAGCTCAAACCTAAATCAGGAAAACTGGCAGATGCCATCTCCTGACATAAAAATCCTTACTGGTTTCCTCAGAGTAGGTTCACATACAGGGAGCCACCAAGTTACACAGATTTTGACTAATTCATTCCGTCAGGAGATGGTTTCAAAAAccctttcccctttccactGCTTCCCTTTGCACTGCTCCACTTTGAAGGCCCAGACGAAACAGCTGCACGGAGATGGGGAATCCACAACACacaggaaggagaaggcagcagagcggagctgagctgctcaggCAGGTTTCCCGAGAGGAATTTGTCCTTGGCCAGACAGACATGCCAGAGCAGCACAAGAGAATCGGGCCCCTTCACTTCCCTTACATAAACCACCATGACCCCAGGGTAAGGACACCTGGCAGATACCTCCGGGCCCACGCCCAGCTGTGGGACTCCCAGTCTTAGTCACAGCTCCACAGCAAGCAGGGGTGGGAGGACAGCCAACAGCTCACTGCCACTGCGCCTCCATCACCTGCACCTTTGATCTCCTGGCAGACGTGCCTTGGCACACCTCATGTTCAGATGTGGGAGGGTAACAGCAAAGAACCAGAGCGGTTAAGAGGCCAGAACTGACATGTACGAAGTGCCTGTACCTCGCTTCCGCTCAGCTCTTGACCACCTCTTGTTTTTTGAGCTATCGTGTACTAATTGCCTGGTCACTTACCAACTGCTGCAAGCGCGGGGCATTTGTCATAGATGTATTTACTGCAGACCTCCCTCACCATTCTTGCATCAACAGCCTAATGAGTAACAAACAAGCAATTAATGACTTACATTTCTCAAAGCTGGAAGTTACTATTGCCATGACATATCAAGATCATTAAAAACACGCTGTCAGACTCTTGGGAGGTATCTGTACCAACAGACCAGCCCTTGTCTGCAAGGATGGCTCATGTTCTACACAGCGCATTCCTCTGAGGGTACAGAAGATGTGGCAGTCCAAAACCTGAAGCCTTCCAAGGGATACAATGGCTGCAGAATTATACAGACTAGATGGTGCAAACAGAATTATACAAACTAGATTACTACTTCACATCTAGGGAAGCTGTTAGAGGGACTAGCTGTGCTGTTTAACATAGCTGTATGCACTGTTCTTGGTATGGACTGGATCCAGCCACAGAGACACGATACACCAGCCAGCCACTCTAATGTACTCCTATCAGTGAGACGACTGCCTGGGCTCCAGGCAGCTTGTCTAAGGGAGAAGTAAACCTTGCACTGCTGTGGTAAACTAAGGCCAGAAACCAACAACGCCAAGTGTGCTCAGGACACCCACACAAAACAAACGGATACCTACAGAAATCCTGGCATCCCATTCCTCCAGAGGGATACGGCGTCCATAGTTTAAGAGATGGCTTCCAATAGTTTCGCACACCGGAGTAGTACCTAGATGTTGAAGATATCACACtgtcagcaaagcagaaacattgcTCAAATTTCACAGACTGATCGTGAGTCAAAGCAGACAGAAGCAACTCTAGCCGTTAACCAGGTTCTAACAAAGTCTCGGTCATCGTTACTATACCAAGCAGCTCCAACAGAAACTAAGCAATACAGACATTCTCCCTGGTCTCCAAAGTGTTACTGCAAAAGCAGACCAGCTGGCAGATCTCGAATTCTAAGTTTACCAAAAAGCATGCAAATGATTATTCACTCGCAGCAAGAAAATGACCAGAAGTCTACAGAGTCAGAGCTAGCCTGGAGCACAACAGGCTGTGATCAGCTACTTTGATAACATGGGAGGAAGAACAAAGAGCAGGGGAAAGGGAATTTTGCACAGCATTTACTAGTAGTACCATAACATCTAGCAGAGCTCCTGCTTCCCGCTAGAGACATCAGTGGTTAACCCTCTGAAAGCTGCATAGGGGTCAATCCATAAACCAGAACATACCATCCAGTTGAGCTACCATGGCATTTCGGAGATAGTTCTTGGCTCTCTTCACCTCTGACTCTGTGGTGCTAGTGCACAGACGCATCCTGCAGAAGAGACGGGATGACCATCAAAGCTGTTAGAGATGTCTGTGTAGTCAAACAGGAAAAGCATTCCTCCCTTTCCCAAGCCTCTGCAGAAATAAGCTATTAACACCACTCGTCTCGCAGGCCTGAGATTCATTCCTGGCCACTGCAGAGCAGCTAAGAACTGGGGAAGCAATGAACAGCAGGAGGCAAGAGAAAGAACTCAAGCTCACAGGTGGGGAACGTCAGCCAGCAGTCACGTGCTGAGCTACACTCACAGAGGTCTAAACAGCTCTGATGCTGACTCTGGATTGCccaccaggcacagcagcaaGCTATCTCAGGAGAAGAAAGGCGTGTCAGCTATTCCCAAACACAGCAAGCTGCTATGGAAACTGACGCTGAAAGAACGAGGCAGTTCTAAAGAGCCTGTTTGGACTCCAGCTGCTAAATCCCTTTCTCCCCTGCCAACTGCAACGTCTCTGGGGCAAGGGCTAGCTCCATCTGCTCCATACACAGCACGGCTCGTCTCGGCTCTGAATCTCAGATGTAGCCCTGAACCACCACTGGGACGTGTGAGCATAAAGCCGGACCAGCAGAAGGCCCCTGAACGCTGGCATGGCTCCAGCAGCACGGCACACATCAGTCACAACACAGCCGTTTGGAAGGCAGGGACTCTGCCGGCTTTGCTCAAACTTAAAAGGACAATGGAGCTGCATCTGTCAGGCACCCAGGGAAGCCTTGTCTCTAAGGAATGGTCTCACTTGGATATAAAGAACCAAAGCCTCAGTGTTAATATGTGGAAGCCACGAGTCAAAGACCTGAAGAACCCTAAGGGATCAAACTAGCTCCTCACAAGTCACATCCTGACAGCTACAGAAAGCACTGACAGGATCACTCAACCAGAATGCGAGTTACCGAGACGTTCATACAGACACAGCGCTCTGAGGACCTAACATGACCTCCACCAGCTCAATCTCCTACAGGAAAACCAGATCGTAAACAGAAATGCTTGCCAAAGTTGTACTTACCACTCGCCCTGAGCACAAAACATCATATCATCTACGGACAGAGgatcagaaacaaaatggaaaccGAAGAGGCCAGTATCAGAGTAGGAGGTGTTGAATGTCTGGAAACTGTGGCAGAGTTTATGCTCCACTGCAAGCGCAGCTAGCCTGCTGGACAGATTCTGTAAATAAGGAGATACCATCAGCCGTTTCAATCTGACAGCTTCCTCAGAGCTCACATTCTTtccagctgagctgctttcaCAAAGACCGCAGACATGACGGAGTGTAACGCTTTTCAAAGGAGAGCTTAATTTAGGCCCCTCAGGTGGTCAACAGATGAGGGTAACAGTTGGAAAAGTCACACACAATGGCCTAAGAGTCCATACAGCAAAATCATTtctcttcccagcagcagaTGAGGAGCTGGTATACATAGCAGCGTAGGAGTGGGAGAACATGGCAAGTACAAGGCCTCTCAGCAGGGGTTAGCACAGTTATGCAGACAAAACAAGTTATAGACAAGAACAGATGTAACAGTGGGTTTTAAACAAGTTCCAACTGCTTTACAGTTGCAAGGCACGCTTGCACCATGAGAACACAGACTTCTCTGCCCTGCTTCCATCACTGACTGGTCAGCTCATGAAGGTAGGAAAAGCTGCTGAGAATTCATCACCTGAAGTTCTTCCGAACTTAGCAGAGAAGGCTCAACTCATCTCCCAGCGTTGCATCTCAAGAACTGTCCTGGACCAGCCTCGACTATACTCCTATCCTATTTTCCAGATTCCTATCACTTCATGGTTGGAAGCTAACCACAACAGCCTCCCACAAAGCACCTTCCCCAGGGTCTCCACGGTATTTCACAGTAAAAGGCTCCAGGCTCTCCCTGTCACATCCCCAGGTCTCTCACCTTGCCACCTCCAAACGTGCGGTCATAGCACCCGATGATGGCATTAGCCACGTGGAGGACAACGTTGTCCGGATCAGCCCATCCAGGCCCCTCCACAGCAAGAGCAACGTGGGCAATGGGCAGACCATCATCTCTGGCACGGATCTGTAACGTCACCAAGGAGCAGGGGAGAACTGAATGAGCACTGGTTTGGTCTGCAGTCTGCTGCAATGCCAGGTTGAGAAATTGGAGGGCTTGATATTATCCCAGTGAAAACCATCTGACATCACTGCGCACAACCCAGTTGCTCTGAGTTTTACAAGAGATGATGTAAGCAATAGCTTCACATTCTTagtggatttttgtttctatCTAAAACCCAACACGTTGTGGCAACAAGCCTAAAGAACAGAACGTGAGGGCGCTACCGAGATACTGCATCATCAGCTTCTGAGATAAACgaacagatttttctcctcGGAGGCACCTATAGCTGGTTTCACATTCATTCAACAGTTTGGCAACATGGGCTTGTTAGGGACCAGAACAACTTTACCTCACTCCCTGTGAAACGACAGGGCGGCGGAACAGGCACAGCATCCTCCTTGTACGCAAAGGGCACCCCGCTGAAGTGTTGCCTAGCTGCATCCACCAGCTCTTTGTGGGAAATACCTGGCAACGAGAGAAGTGTACAGTTTTAAACAgctccactaaaaaaaaaacaaacaaacaacaaacaggCTTCCCAGCACCACAAGGATCTAGGTGTtacctccagcagctgccagaaCCATACGAGGTGCCTTGAAGTGAGTTTCAACATATGAAGCTAGATCCGCCCGAGTCAGATGCCTAGAAAACACACGGAGAGACCTAATACATCAGCTTCTCAGAGCTGGAGGGACGAGAGGCTTAGTTCACAGCGCAGAGACAGCAGTGACGTTGTTGATTCTGCTTGTTATAGGGTATCAGTACTTTTTAGAAGCATAACTGTACTGCCTGTTTTCAGCTACGCTGCCTGGTTTCCCTGTACTCTAATCCCAGAGCACAGAGAATGGAAACAGGCGGTCAAAAGGGAAAGTTAAGGACAGAGTTCCAACAGACTAGAGAGTATCAACCCCTGGTCACTGGGCTACCGATACCCAAACAGGTGCATATGCTCAAGGCTACTGCTTTAATGAGCACTCCTAGCTCTTAATCTCTCTAAAGTATGGGGAAAGGTTCAGCCAGGCCCTACCAGCATCAGATCTTGCCTGAAGATGAATTCTACAGAAGAACGTGTGCAGCATTACGCTTCCACCAGCACCAAGGGAGAAAAGACAGTCAGGACAAAATGAGAAGCCCACAGGCACAGACCTCTGTGTACAGCACCATCTGTTCCTTGCACACCCCCTGGACTGGTTTCCTTGTGTGGCCAACACTACTGATGAAGCTACGTCACCACTGAGCAGCAGAAGTAACGCCAGGACAGGACCCACAAGCTGTGCAGTGCATCCAGTCTATTGCTCACTTGATGTTCTCCGTGGTCCCCTCGACGGTGTGGGCCAGTGGAGTGCCCTGGAAAGCAGTGGCGTGAAGGTAATCAAAGGTAACATCCGTCAGGTTGTTGTCGATTTCTTTCATCTCCTGCAGGATGACGCCACGTTCCTTCTCAATCTGAGACTCCTCCAGCGCACAGTTCTGCACAATGTCAGCCAGAAGCTCCACCACTGCAACACATTTACTGCGTTAGCAATCCTGCTGCCTGACTGCTAGCCggtgcagaaaggagaaaaggcgggcaggcagcagggacacagaaagaggggaaagaaaccATGCTGGGGTGGGGCCACTGTGTAACAGTCAGGAGTACTATCCCTTCCCACAGCATCAGAGACGGAAAAACATCACTGTTTTAGCCTGAAAACATCTCCAAGTCAGCTTGTCAAGTGCCACCACCAGCACAAAGCAAGTAACAAACCATGGAAGGTGAAGCACATCAGAAACAAGGTACTGTTGCAGAAACAAGTTGAGCTCTTGCAGAGGGCTGGTGACAGCTATGGTGTGGTCCTCATCTACAGTGGAATTACACTAGCTGTGACTCAAATCACCACCTCTGGACAAAGCTGATGCAAACAGGAACCGCACACGGCAGTACAGAGCACAGGCAACATCTGCAAAAGCTGCACTGAACACTCCTGACACAGTAGTTGTTGCTGACCTTATTTTCTCAGCTCCTTAAATCCACACACTACTGAATCCCCACTCCACGCCTTCTCCCTTCTGGCATACAGTGCAGACTGACACAAGAGCTTTGCAAAGCTGGTTTTAGGAACAAGTGAGCTTGAAGCCTTGAGGCACCATTTTTTTGGCagtgctctctgcaactgccaaCTAGAACCTCAAATCTACTGCTCAGCCACAACCTCACTCCCTGGTCAATTGTTAGAAAGTATGCTGGTGAGGGAGAAACAAGGCTTTATCCTTAACCTCCTTCACTTTGCCACCCTACCTTTGGGCATGTCCTTGGACAAGGCTTTTATGTAATAGGCAGTCTGCTCACGCGAGGTGTACCCATTAAGGTGAGCACCCATGCTCTCCACTTCCTTCTCAAAGGCAGCACAAGAACGCTTCTTCGTGCCctaaaagaaagcaggaataCACAATTATGAAACGAACAGATTTCCCCAGGGGCAGAACTAAACCAGTAAAAGGAACAATAAAGACCTAAAACAATAAAAGCTGTCATTTGATTCATAAAGCCAAGAGCAAGTACAGAAAGCAAGAGATTTAGAACTTGGTTTGTTTACTCTAGCTAAAGGTagactgaaatatattttgaaacacCAACTGAAACCcaacagggaaggagaagacaTATGCCAAAGTATAACAGTAGCTGAAGATCACATCAGTGCAAACAAACCAAGAACAAGccaacactgaaaataagacGCAGGTTTCTAGatattcaaacagaaatattctgagGAAGCCAGAACAGGAGCAGAAAATGACTTCTACAACACAGCTCATCCCTTAAGGAGCAAACCAGATGTTGCAGTTGCCTGCGATGGTGTGGACTGGATTTGAGTCAGCAAGTCCCAGGTTCAGATGCCTTTTGTCCTAGGCCTGTCCAGCAGACACTTTATTAGCAAAGTAAGAGGTGTAGTCTCCAAACTTTGCTGATCCACTAACAAAGGCAAAGATGAATGAAAGACTATaatgaaatgctgctttcagctctgcctgctATCCTAAAGAAACGTGCTTTGTAATCTTATGAGCGTGCCAGGTAGCATCTGGGATAGTAAGGAACCACAGCATCAGAGGTTCAGTCTGACTTGTTACTCAcaaattttttcctttatggtgGGAAATACCAGCTGGTAAATAAGACCTGCTTTAATTCATATATGTTCAGAAGTTGCCGCATATTCAAACGAAGAACACCATATAGAGTAGAAATccttttaagtttatttttatactatGTGCAAAGTCTCTGGGATTCATATGAACAGATTTACAGTCTCTTTTAACACCTAGAGCCCCCAAAGCAAGAGCTTAATGTGTCAGCAAACATCTAGAACATTGCCTCCATG is a window encoding:
- the LOC118248016 gene encoding cytochrome b-c1 complex subunit 1, mitochondrial isoform X2; its protein translation is MAASSLCRAAGRALAPLLTLTRNRGAATYAQTLQNIPETQVTTLDNGLRVASEESSQPTCTVGVWIGAGSRYENEKNNGAGYFVEHLAFKGTKKRSCAAFEKEVESMGAHLNGYTSREQTAYYIKALSKDMPKVVELLADIVQNCALEESQIEKERGVILQEMKEIDNNLTDVTFDYLHATAFQGTPLAHTVEGTTENIKHLTRADLASYVETHFKAPRMVLAAAGGISHKELVDAARQHFSGVPFAYKEDAVPVPPPCRFTGSEIRARDDGLPIAHVALAVEGPGWADPDNVVLHVANAIIGCYDRTFGGGKNLSSRLAALAVEHKLCHSFQTFNTSYSDTGLFGFHFVSDPLSVDDMMFCAQGEWMRLCTSTTESEVKRAKNYLRNAMVAQLDGTTPVCETIGSHLLNYGRRIPLEEWDARISAVDARMVREVCSKYIYDKCPALAAVGPIEQLLDYNRIRSGMYWVRF
- the LOC118248016 gene encoding cytochrome b-c1 complex subunit 1, mitochondrial isoform X1; the encoded protein is MAASSLCRAAGRALVRRPHSAPLLTLTRNRGAATYAQTLQNIPETQVTTLDNGLRVASEESSQPTCTVGVWIGAGSRYENEKNNGAGYFVEHLAFKGTKKRSCAAFEKEVESMGAHLNGYTSREQTAYYIKALSKDMPKVVELLADIVQNCALEESQIEKERGVILQEMKEIDNNLTDVTFDYLHATAFQGTPLAHTVEGTTENIKHLTRADLASYVETHFKAPRMVLAAAGGISHKELVDAARQHFSGVPFAYKEDAVPVPPPCRFTGSEIRARDDGLPIAHVALAVEGPGWADPDNVVLHVANAIIGCYDRTFGGGKNLSSRLAALAVEHKLCHSFQTFNTSYSDTGLFGFHFVSDPLSVDDMMFCAQGEWMRLCTSTTESEVKRAKNYLRNAMVAQLDGTTPVCETIGSHLLNYGRRIPLEEWDARISAVDARMVREVCSKYIYDKCPALAAVGPIEQLLDYNRIRSGMYWVRF